One Salmo trutta chromosome 24, fSalTru1.1, whole genome shotgun sequence genomic region harbors:
- the pgap1 gene encoding GPI inositol-deacylase isoform X3, with product MGGVVARALFTLPRFSPRLVSLIITQASPHQAPVLSLDTHLLEFYSAVRQRWVGRAEDLRNVTVLSVGGGYRDYQVRSGLTALPCPQDDPSKLSLVVTAVPRTWVSTDHLSIVWCKELVLATVRAFFDLIEPETGQFSDDPERRMAILNHHFIRHPVRVLGEQLETPVSLSGSPKTWSEVNTLRLAYSAPKEGQAKYFLFALSSRRRAYSHFYCRSNNLSLQQEMTSWVYGCTQMNGSMCVQAVDLSFGTELLPAYKVLTLSLSELSSVSHLIVVASNLNGRQFTVECEWQRQESQTISVPVPHVLSFGMSVSDVTLNSTGLRHTIELQHFHQVYQAFRISVVSHCKVTKADRLPNVYIMKVPWFREDSVTTSSIPSVTEISGMLHTSRPDNSAGVLLQLHTAPNCHYKVSVRTSFPRVLGQVLRFCGPVLPVYVAVALLLACGGQMSSVVRMGRPLQMSHAVARSLQPHKVDLPVYLLHLLLRYSWFQDGWSTLHLPPLDALPATSPDGTTQEGLPLNEDWPRLLSPLLYVLGAAMAFWGSVLLRLFLRLLSLLLAPLHRPSVSRDCGTLHRRTQLLLILCLSVLGWASCGALSITATFLLHLYRVLRLQMTERSLSHMLNLAPEKQTDKDNGTGNKERGTGEKERGTGEKERGTGEKERGTGEKERGTGEKERGTGEKERGTGEKERGTGEKERGTGEKERGTGNSEVLDSKPKECNGAPLLSDSVLQDVRDDLQLHVSLSALLTLPVMLCAPSLIHWTRNLRYSVARLDPDPCWPHSLPLFIASLLLINCNTLTLSYSKTLPITSRLLLPLSVAMVTFSPLHLYRVNYFVSAALVPLAVSCLF from the exons ATGGGGGGAGTGGTGGCCCGAGCCCTCTTCACCCTGCCCCGCTTCAGCCCTCGCCTTGTCAGCCTCATCATCACCCAGGCCTCCCCTCACCAGGCCCCCGTGCTGTCCCTCGACACACACCTACTGG agTTCTACTCTGCTGTGAGACAGCGCTGGGTAGGTCGAGCGGAAGACCTGCGCAACGTGACAGTTCTCTCCGTGGGGGGTGGTTACCGTGACTATCAGGTGCGCTCCGGCCTCACGGCCCTGCCCTGCCCCCAGGATGACCCAAGCAAGCTGTCTCTGGTG GTTACTGCTGTTCCTAGGACCTGGGTGTCCACGGACCACCTGTCCATTGTTTG GTGCAAAGAGCTGGTTCTGGCCACTGTGCGGGCATTCTTTGACCTCATTGAACCTGAAACGGGACAG TTTTCAGACGATCCAGAGAGGAGAATGGCCATTCTGAACCATCATTTTATCAGACACCCTGTACGTGTGCTGGGTGAGCAGCTAGAGACGCCCGTTTCCCTCTCAG GGTCTCCTAAAACGTGGAGCGAGGTGAACACACTCCGTCTGGCGTACAGTGCTCCCAAA GAAGGACAAGCTAAGTATTTCCTGTTTGCCCTCTCCAGTCGCAGGAGAGCCTACAGCCACTTCTACTGTCGCAGCAACAACCTG TCTCTCCAACAGGAAATGACTAGCTGGGTTTACGGTTGTACACAGATGAACGGATCCATGTG TGTGCAGGCAGTGGATCTGTCTTTTGGAACAGAACTTCTCCCAGCTTACAAG GTTCTGACTCTGAGCCTCAGTgagctgtcctctgtctctcaccTCATTGTGGTTGCCTCCAACCTCAACGGTAGACAG ttcacagtggaGTGTGAGTGGCAGAGACAGGAGTCTCAGACCATCTCTGTGCCAGTACCACACGTTCTCTCCTTCG GCATGAGTGTTAGTGACGTGACTCTCAACTCCACCGGACTTCGGCACACCATTGAGCTGCAGCACTTTCATCAG GTCTATCAGGCTTTCAGAATTTCAGTCGTAAGCCACTGCAAAGTAACCAAAGCAG ACAGACTGCCCAATGTCTACATAATGAAGGTGCCATGGTTTAGGGAGGACTCCGTTACCACGTCCAG TATTCCCTCTGTAACAGAGATATCGGGAATGCTCCACACGAGTCGTCCTGACAACTCTGCTGGTGTCCTGTTGCAGCTCCACACTGCCCCCAACTGCCACTATAAG gtaTCTGTGAGAACATCATTTCCCAGAGTGCTTGGACAG GTGCTGAGGTTCTGTGGGCCCGTGTTGCCGGTGTACGTGGCTGTAGCGCTCCTACTGGCCTGTGGGGGGCAGATGTCCTCTGTCGTGAGGATGGGGCGCCCCCTACAGATGAGCCATGCCGTGGCCAGATCCCTGCAGCCCCACAAGGTGGACCTTCCCGTCTACCTGCTGCATCTGCTGCTCAG GTATAGCTGGTTCCAGGATGGTTGGTCCACTCTTCATCTCCCACCGTTAGATGCTCTCCCCGCCACCTCCCCAGATGGTACGACACAGGAGGGGTTGCCCCTAAACGAAGACTGGCCACGCCTCCTGTCCCCCCTGCTGTATGTTTTGGGAGCAGCCATGGCCTTCTGGGGCAGCGTGCTGCTTCGCCTCTTTCTAAGGCTGCTTTCGTTGCTATTGGCCCCGCTTCACAG GCCCTCTGTGTCTCGGGACTGCGGCACCCTGCATAGGCGTACTCAGCTGCTCCTCATCCTGTGTCTGAGCGTGTTAGGATGGGCTTCCTGTGGAGCCCTGTCAATCACAGCCACCTTCCTGCTGCATCTCTACCGA gtcctgaggctaCAGATGACAGAGAGGTCTCTGAGTCATATGCTGAACCTG GCGCCCgagaaacaaacagacaaagaCAACGGAACTGGAAACAAAGAGAGAGGCActggggaaaaagagagaggcactggggaaaaagagagaggcactggggaaaaagagagaggcactggggaaaaagagagaggcactggggaaaaagagagaggcactggggaaaaagagagaggcactggggaaaaagagagaggcactggggaaaaagagagaggcactggggaaaaagagagaggcacTGGGAACAGTGAGGTCCTGGACAGCAAACCTAAAGAATGTAACGGCGCCCCCCTGCTGTCGGACTCAGTGCTGCAGGATGTGAGAGATGACCTGCAGCTGCACGTCAGCCTGTCTGCTCTCCTCACTCTACCAGTCATGCTCTGTGCCCCATCACTGATCCACTGGACCCGCAACCTCAG ATATTCTGTTGCTCGTTTGGATCCTGACCCTTGCTGGCCCCACTCCTTGCCTCTCTTCATCGCCTCTCTGCTGCTCATCAACTGTAACACACTCACTCTCAGCTACAG TAAAACCCTGCCTATCACATCCCGCCTGCTGTTGCCTCTCTCCGTTGCCATGGTGACTTTCTCCCCACTCCATCTATACCGTGTAAACTACTTTGTGTCTGCAGCCCTGGTTCCGCTGGCTGTTTCCTGTCTCTTCTGA